From a single Streptomyces sp. NBC_01264 genomic region:
- a CDS encoding ABC transporter substrate-binding protein codes for MNRKTMALTAAAGLLTPALTACGSTSGAGAGSGTIVVGTTDRFEAAEYAPAPLDPAYAYDAGAWNILRQTVQTLMHTPRGGGSPVPEAANDCRFTDTGNESYRCVLRTGLTFADGSPLTAQDVKFSIERVLAIKDENGPSSLLSTIDTVETKGTDTVVFHLKTADATFPQKLSTPAAGIVSAKKYDAKKLRTGFTVDGSGPYTMKAEVKDNRLVRAVFSKNPHYKGDLKLQNDKAELRTFDDSEAVGKALQDGTVHMVSRTLSPAQITELSAKPPKGIKLVPMPGLEIRYLGFNTEAPTVKDKAVRQALAAAVDRGALISKVYGKSAQPLYSLVPTTVTGHVNSFFNKYGEANTAKAADLLKAAGIKTPVKLTLHYTNDHYGDGTAAEFEALKTQLNSTQLFDITVQGTDWAAFRPAQKKGEYAAYGLGWFPDYPDADNFLAPFLEQDNFLGTPYANTTVRTKLIPESRRAVDRGVAGPAIAEMQDIVAEDVPVLPLWQGKQYVAARDGITGVEWSVNAISDLQLWELGRGVSG; via the coding sequence ATGAACCGCAAGACCATGGCGCTGACGGCAGCCGCCGGACTGCTCACCCCCGCGCTGACCGCCTGCGGCAGCACCAGCGGCGCAGGAGCAGGATCCGGAACGATCGTCGTCGGCACCACCGACCGGTTCGAGGCAGCCGAATACGCCCCCGCCCCGCTCGACCCCGCCTACGCCTACGACGCCGGCGCCTGGAACATCCTCCGCCAGACCGTCCAGACGCTGATGCACACCCCGCGCGGCGGCGGCAGCCCCGTCCCCGAAGCGGCGAACGACTGCCGCTTCACCGACACCGGCAACGAGAGCTACCGCTGCGTCCTGCGCACCGGCCTCACCTTCGCCGACGGCAGCCCCCTCACCGCGCAGGACGTCAAGTTCTCCATCGAACGCGTCCTCGCCATCAAGGACGAGAACGGCCCCTCCTCGCTGCTCTCCACCATCGACACCGTCGAGACCAAGGGCACCGACACCGTCGTCTTCCACCTCAAGACCGCCGACGCCACCTTCCCGCAGAAGCTCTCCACCCCCGCCGCGGGCATCGTCAGCGCCAAGAAGTACGACGCCAAAAAGCTCCGCACCGGCTTCACCGTCGACGGCTCCGGCCCCTACACGATGAAGGCCGAAGTCAAGGACAACCGCCTCGTCCGCGCCGTCTTCAGCAAGAACCCCCACTACAAGGGTGATCTCAAGCTCCAGAACGACAAGGCCGAACTGCGCACCTTCGACGACTCCGAAGCCGTGGGCAAGGCACTGCAGGACGGCACCGTCCACATGGTCTCCCGCACCCTGTCGCCCGCCCAGATCACCGAACTCTCCGCTAAGCCCCCCAAGGGCATCAAGCTCGTCCCGATGCCCGGCCTGGAGATCCGCTACCTCGGCTTCAACACCGAGGCCCCCACCGTCAAGGACAAGGCCGTACGCCAGGCCCTCGCCGCCGCCGTCGACCGGGGCGCCCTCATCTCCAAGGTCTACGGCAAGTCCGCGCAGCCCCTGTACTCACTGGTCCCCACCACCGTGACCGGCCACGTCAACTCCTTCTTCAACAAGTACGGCGAAGCCAACACCGCCAAGGCCGCCGACCTGCTGAAGGCCGCCGGGATCAAAACCCCGGTCAAGCTCACCCTCCACTACACCAACGACCACTACGGCGACGGCACCGCGGCAGAGTTCGAAGCCCTCAAGACGCAGCTGAACTCCACCCAGCTCTTCGACATCACCGTCCAGGGCACCGACTGGGCCGCCTTCCGCCCCGCGCAGAAGAAGGGCGAATACGCCGCCTACGGGCTCGGCTGGTTCCCCGACTACCCCGACGCCGACAACTTCCTCGCCCCGTTCCTGGAGCAGGACAACTTCCTGGGCACGCCGTACGCCAACACCACGGTGCGCACCAAGCTCATCCCCGAATCGCGCCGCGCCGTCGACCGCGGCGTCGCCGGACCCGCGATCGCGGAGATGCAGGACATCGTCGCCGAGGACGTACCCGTCCTGCCCCTGTGGCAGGGCAAGCAGTACGTCGCCGCACGCGACGGGATCACCGGAGTGGAATGGTCGGTCAACGCTATCTCCGACCTCCAGCTGTGGGAACTCGGCCGCGGCGTCAGCGGCTGA
- a CDS encoding HAD family hydrolase, protein MTSTVPAPVARTADGHALQAVLLDMDGTLVDTEGFWWEIEVGVFGELGHRLDESWRDVVVGGPMTRSGGFLIEATGADIGLAELTVLLNERFEARIADRVPLMPGAERLLSELARHNVPTALVSASHRRVIDQVLLTLGRDRFTMTVAGDEVARTKPHPDPYLLAAHTLGAHPSRCAVIEDTATGVAAAEAAGCRVVAIPSVGLIAPAPGRTVVGSLEDVDLPFLRSLITPLN, encoded by the coding sequence ATGACGAGCACAGTCCCCGCCCCCGTCGCCCGTACGGCCGACGGACACGCCCTGCAGGCGGTGCTGCTCGACATGGACGGCACCCTCGTCGACACCGAGGGCTTCTGGTGGGAGATCGAGGTCGGCGTCTTCGGCGAACTCGGCCACCGCCTCGACGAATCCTGGCGGGACGTCGTCGTCGGCGGCCCCATGACCCGCAGCGGCGGCTTCCTCATCGAAGCCACCGGCGCCGACATCGGCCTCGCCGAACTCACCGTCCTGCTCAACGAGCGCTTCGAAGCCCGCATCGCCGACCGCGTACCCCTCATGCCCGGCGCCGAACGCCTCCTGAGCGAACTCGCCCGGCACAACGTCCCCACCGCCCTGGTCTCCGCCTCCCACCGACGCGTCATCGACCAGGTCCTGCTCACCCTCGGCCGCGACCGCTTCACCATGACCGTCGCCGGAGACGAGGTCGCACGCACCAAGCCGCACCCCGACCCCTACCTCCTCGCCGCCCACACCCTCGGCGCCCACCCCTCCCGCTGCGCCGTCATCGAGGACACCGCCACCGGCGTCGCCGCCGCCGAAGCCGCCGGATGCAGAGTCGTCGCCATCCCCTCCGTAGGCCTCATCGCACCCGCCCCGGGCCGCACCGTCGTCGGCTCCCTCGAAGACGTCGACCTGCCCTTCCTGCGCTCCCTCATCACTCCGCTGAACTGA
- the metH gene encoding methionine synthase, producing the protein MASLPNPPADTQTRADALRQALATRVVVADGAMGTMLQAQDPTLEDFEQLEGCNEVLNVTRPDIVANVHREYFEAGVDCVETNTFGTNYAALAEYDIADRNHELSLAGARIAREIADEFTASTGQQRWVLGSMGPGTKLPTLGHIDYGTIRDAYQINAEGLITGGADALLVETTQDLLQTKSSIVGARRAMEALGVSVPLICSVTVETTGTMLLGSEIGAALTALEPLGIDMIGLNCATGPAEMSEHLRYLARNSRIPLSCMPNAGLPVLGKNGAHYPLSASELADAQETFVREYGLSLVGGCCGTTPEHLRQVVERVRGLNPAVRDPRPEPGASSLYQTVPFRQDISYMAIGERTNANGSKKFREAMLEARWDDCVEMVRDQIREGAHMLDLCVDYVGRDGVADMKELAGRFATASTLPIVLDSTEVPVLQAGLEKLGGRAVINSVNYEDGDGPESRFAKVTALAQEHGAALIALTIDEEGQARTVEHKVAIAERLIEDLTGNWGILESDILIDTLTFTICTGQEESRKDGIATIESIRELKRRHPDVQTTLGLSNISFGLNPAARVLLNSVFLDECVKAGLDSAIVHASKILPIARFDEEQVTTALDLIYDRRAEGYDPLQKLMALFEGVNTKSMKAGRAEELLALPLDERLQRRIIDGEKNGLDADLDEALLTRPALDIVNDTLLEGMKVVGELFGSGQMQLPFVLQSAEVMKTAVAHLEPHMEKSDDEGKGTIVLATVRGDVHDIGKNLVDIILTNNGYNVVNIGIKQPVSAILEAAQEHKADVIGMSGLLVKSTVIMKENLEELNQRKLAADYPVILGGAALTRAYVEQDLHEIYEGEVRYARDAFEGLRLMDALIAVKRGVPGATLPELKQRRVAKRDTPLAVEETEEPGGRSDTSTDNPVPTPPFWGTRVVKGIPLKDYASWLDEGALFKGQWGLKQARAGGATYEELVESEGRPRLRGLLDKLHTENLLEAAVVYGYFPCVSKGEDLIILDDAGNERTRFTFPRQRRGRRLCLADFFRPEESGEIDVVGLQVVTVGSRIGEATAKLFESDSYRDYLELHGLSVQLAEAMAEYWHARVRAELGFGGEDPAKVEDMFDLKYRGARFSLGYGACPDLEDRAKIADLLQPERIGVHLSEEFQLHPEQSTDAIVIHHPEAKYFNAR; encoded by the coding sequence ATGGCCTCGTTGCCGAACCCGCCCGCAGACACCCAGACCCGGGCCGATGCCCTCCGCCAGGCACTGGCGACCCGCGTGGTCGTCGCCGACGGAGCGATGGGAACCATGCTCCAGGCCCAGGACCCCACCCTGGAAGACTTCGAACAGCTCGAAGGCTGCAACGAGGTCCTCAACGTCACCCGCCCCGACATCGTGGCCAACGTGCACCGCGAGTACTTCGAGGCCGGCGTCGACTGCGTCGAGACCAACACCTTCGGCACCAACTACGCCGCCCTCGCCGAATACGACATCGCCGACCGCAACCACGAGCTCTCGCTCGCCGGCGCCCGGATCGCCCGCGAGATCGCCGACGAGTTCACCGCCTCCACCGGACAGCAGCGCTGGGTCCTCGGCTCCATGGGCCCCGGCACCAAGCTGCCCACCCTGGGCCACATCGACTACGGAACCATCCGCGACGCCTACCAGATCAACGCCGAGGGTCTGATCACCGGCGGCGCCGACGCGCTCCTCGTCGAGACCACCCAGGACCTCCTGCAGACTAAGTCCTCCATCGTCGGCGCCCGCCGCGCCATGGAGGCCCTCGGCGTCTCCGTCCCGCTGATCTGCTCCGTGACCGTGGAAACCACCGGCACGATGCTCCTCGGCTCGGAGATCGGCGCCGCGCTGACCGCGCTGGAGCCCCTGGGCATCGACATGATCGGCCTGAACTGCGCCACCGGCCCCGCCGAGATGAGCGAGCACCTGCGCTACCTCGCGCGCAACTCCCGCATCCCCCTCTCCTGCATGCCCAACGCGGGCCTGCCGGTCCTCGGCAAGAACGGCGCCCACTACCCGCTGTCCGCGAGCGAGCTCGCCGACGCCCAGGAGACCTTCGTCCGCGAGTACGGCCTCTCCCTCGTCGGCGGCTGCTGCGGCACCACCCCCGAGCACCTGCGCCAGGTCGTCGAGCGCGTCCGCGGCCTGAACCCGGCCGTCCGCGACCCCCGCCCCGAGCCCGGCGCGTCCTCGCTCTACCAGACCGTCCCCTTCCGCCAGGACATCTCGTACATGGCGATCGGCGAGCGCACGAACGCCAACGGGTCCAAGAAGTTCCGCGAGGCCATGCTCGAAGCCCGCTGGGACGACTGCGTGGAGATGGTCCGCGACCAGATCCGCGAAGGCGCGCACATGCTCGACCTGTGCGTGGACTACGTCGGCCGCGACGGCGTCGCCGACATGAAGGAGCTCGCCGGACGCTTCGCGACCGCCTCCACCCTGCCGATCGTCCTGGACTCCACCGAGGTCCCCGTCCTCCAGGCCGGCCTGGAGAAGCTCGGCGGCCGCGCCGTCATCAACTCCGTGAACTACGAGGACGGCGACGGCCCCGAGTCCCGCTTCGCCAAGGTCACCGCCCTCGCCCAGGAGCACGGCGCCGCGCTGATCGCGCTGACCATCGACGAGGAGGGCCAGGCCCGCACCGTCGAGCACAAGGTCGCCATCGCCGAGCGCCTCATCGAGGACCTCACAGGGAACTGGGGGATCCTCGAGTCGGACATCCTCATCGACACCCTGACCTTCACCATCTGCACCGGCCAGGAGGAGTCCCGCAAGGACGGCATCGCCACGATCGAGTCGATCCGCGAGCTCAAGCGCCGCCACCCCGACGTCCAGACCACCCTCGGCCTCTCCAACATCTCCTTCGGCCTCAACCCGGCCGCCCGCGTCCTGCTGAACTCCGTCTTCCTCGACGAGTGCGTCAAGGCCGGCCTGGACTCCGCGATCGTCCACGCCTCCAAGATCCTGCCGATCGCCCGCTTCGACGAGGAGCAGGTCACCACCGCCCTCGACCTGATCTACGACCGGCGCGCCGAGGGCTACGACCCGCTGCAGAAGCTGATGGCCCTCTTCGAAGGCGTCAACACCAAGTCGATGAAGGCCGGCCGCGCCGAGGAACTCCTCGCCCTGCCGCTCGACGAGCGCCTGCAGCGCCGCATCATCGACGGCGAGAAGAACGGCCTGGACGCCGACCTCGACGAGGCCCTGCTGACCCGCCCCGCCCTCGACATCGTCAACGACACCCTCCTGGAGGGCATGAAGGTCGTCGGCGAGCTCTTCGGCTCCGGCCAGATGCAGCTCCCCTTCGTCCTCCAGTCCGCCGAGGTCATGAAGACCGCGGTGGCCCACCTGGAACCGCACATGGAGAAGAGCGACGACGAGGGCAAGGGCACCATCGTCCTGGCCACCGTCCGCGGCGACGTCCACGACATCGGCAAGAACCTCGTCGACATCATCCTGACCAACAACGGCTACAACGTCGTCAACATCGGCATCAAGCAGCCGGTCTCCGCGATCCTCGAAGCCGCACAGGAGCACAAGGCCGACGTCATCGGCATGTCCGGCCTGCTCGTCAAGTCCACGGTGATCATGAAGGAGAACCTGGAGGAGCTCAACCAGCGCAAGCTGGCGGCCGACTACCCGGTCATCCTCGGCGGCGCCGCCCTCACCCGCGCCTACGTCGAACAGGACCTCCACGAGATCTACGAGGGCGAGGTCCGCTACGCCCGCGACGCCTTCGAGGGCCTGCGCCTGATGGACGCCCTCATCGCCGTCAAGCGCGGAGTCCCCGGCGCCACCCTCCCCGAACTCAAGCAGCGCCGCGTCGCCAAGCGCGACACCCCCCTGGCGGTGGAGGAGACGGAGGAGCCCGGCGGCCGCTCCGACACCTCCACCGACAACCCCGTGCCCACCCCGCCCTTCTGGGGCACCCGCGTCGTCAAGGGCATCCCGCTCAAGGACTACGCCTCCTGGCTCGACGAAGGCGCCCTCTTCAAGGGCCAGTGGGGCCTCAAGCAGGCCCGCGCCGGCGGCGCGACGTACGAGGAGCTCGTGGAGTCCGAGGGCCGCCCGCGCCTGCGCGGCCTCCTCGACAAGCTGCACACCGAGAACCTCCTCGAAGCCGCCGTCGTCTACGGCTACTTCCCCTGCGTCTCCAAGGGCGAGGACCTGATCATCCTCGACGACGCCGGCAACGAGCGGACCCGCTTCACCTTCCCCCGCCAGCGCCGCGGCCGCCGCCTGTGCCTCGCCGACTTCTTCCGCCCCGAGGAATCCGGCGAGATCGACGTCGTCGGCCTCCAGGTCGTCACCGTCGGCTCCAGGATCGGCGAGGCCACGGCCAAGCTGTTCGAGTCCGACTCCTACCGCGACTACCTCGAGCTCCACGGCCTCTCCGTCCAGCTCGCCGAAGCCATGGCCGAGTACTGGCACGCCCGCGTCCGCGCCGAGCTGGGCTTCGGCGGCGAGGACCCCGCCAAGGTCGAGGACATGTTCGACCTGAAGTACCGCGGCGCCCGGTTCTCGCTGGGCTACGGCGCCTGCCCCGACCTGGAGGACCGCGCCAAGATCGCCGACCTCCTCCAGCCGGAGCGCATCGGCGTCCACCTCTCGGAGGAGTTCCAGCTCCACCCCGAGCAGTCCACCGACGCCATCGTCATCCACCACCCCGAAGCGAAGTACTTCAACGCCCGCTGA
- a CDS encoding IclR family transcriptional regulator produces the protein MARNIQSLERAAAMLRLLAGGERRLGLSDVASSLGLAKGTAHGILRTLQAEGFVEQDPASGRYQLGAELLRLGNSYLDVHELRARALVWTDDLARASGESVYVGVLHKSGVLIMHHVFRPDDSRQVLEVGAMQPLHSTALGKVLSAYDPVAHTQVLEVERESFTPRTITDGSGFEEVLDTIRARGWASDIEETWDGIASVAAPIHDRRRMPVGAVAVAGAVERVCGDSGEPRASLVASVRDCARSVSRDLGAGRF, from the coding sequence ATGGCACGGAACATCCAGTCGCTCGAACGAGCCGCTGCGATGCTGCGGCTCCTGGCGGGCGGCGAGCGCCGGCTGGGGCTCTCGGACGTGGCCTCTTCCCTGGGTCTGGCCAAGGGGACGGCGCACGGGATCCTGCGCACGCTGCAGGCCGAGGGTTTCGTGGAGCAGGACCCGGCTTCGGGCCGCTACCAGCTCGGTGCGGAGCTGCTGCGCCTGGGCAACAGCTATCTGGACGTCCACGAGCTGCGGGCGCGCGCCCTGGTGTGGACGGACGACCTGGCCCGCGCGAGCGGGGAGAGCGTGTACGTGGGGGTGCTGCACAAGAGCGGGGTGCTGATCATGCACCACGTGTTCCGGCCCGACGACAGCCGCCAGGTGCTGGAGGTGGGGGCCATGCAGCCGCTGCACTCCACGGCCCTGGGCAAGGTGCTGTCCGCGTACGACCCGGTGGCGCACACGCAGGTCCTGGAGGTGGAGCGGGAGTCGTTCACCCCCCGGACGATCACCGACGGCTCCGGCTTCGAAGAGGTCCTGGACACGATCCGGGCCCGCGGCTGGGCCAGCGACATCGAGGAGACCTGGGACGGGATCGCCTCGGTGGCGGCCCCGATCCACGACCGCCGCAGGATGCCGGTCGGCGCGGTGGCCGTCGCGGGGGCCGTGGAGCGGGTGTGCGGGGACTCCGGGGAGCCCCGGGCCTCGCTGGTGGCCTCCGTACGGGACTGCGCGCGGTCGGTTTCGCGCGATCTCGGGGCGGGCCGGTTCTGA
- a CDS encoding MIP/aquaporin family protein translates to MSSSDIFIGETIGTALLTLLGGGVCAALTLKSSKARGAGWLAITFGWGFAVLIAAYVSAPLSGAHLNPAVTVGIAIKDGAWGDVPVYFAGQLLGAMIGSVLMWLAYYGQFQAHLSDPEHIRDAKLGPEDPHPHDVAGPVLGIFSTGPEIRNVVQNLTTEIIGTAVLVLAILTQGLQDDGKGLGVIGVLITSFVVVGIGLSLGGPTGYAINPVRDLGPRIVHSLLPLPNKGGSDWSYSWIPVLGPLAGAALAGGLYNIAFA, encoded by the coding sequence GTGTCCAGCTCCGACATCTTCATCGGCGAGACCATCGGTACCGCCCTGCTCACCCTGCTCGGTGGTGGCGTCTGCGCCGCGCTGACGCTCAAGAGCTCCAAGGCCCGCGGCGCAGGCTGGCTCGCGATCACCTTCGGCTGGGGTTTCGCCGTCCTGATCGCCGCCTACGTCTCCGCACCGCTCTCCGGTGCGCACCTCAACCCGGCGGTCACCGTCGGCATCGCGATCAAGGACGGCGCCTGGGGCGACGTACCGGTCTACTTCGCCGGCCAGCTGCTCGGCGCGATGATCGGCTCGGTCCTGATGTGGCTGGCCTACTACGGCCAGTTCCAGGCGCACCTGTCCGACCCGGAGCACATCCGTGACGCCAAGCTCGGCCCCGAGGACCCCCACCCGCACGACGTGGCCGGCCCGGTGCTCGGCATCTTCTCCACGGGCCCCGAGATCCGCAACGTCGTCCAGAACCTGACGACCGAGATCATCGGCACCGCCGTCCTGGTCCTGGCCATCCTGACCCAGGGCCTGCAGGACGACGGCAAGGGCCTCGGCGTCATCGGCGTCCTGATCACCTCGTTCGTCGTGGTCGGCATCGGCCTCTCGCTCGGCGGCCCGACCGGCTACGCCATCAACCCGGTGCGCGACCTCGGCCCCCGCATCGTCCACTCCCTGCTGCCGCTGCCCAACAAGGGCGGCTCGGACTGGAGCTACTCCTGGATCCCGGTCCTCGGCCCCCTCGCGGGCGCCGCGCTCGCCGGCGGTCTGTACAACATCGCGTTCGCCTGA
- the glpK gene encoding glycerol kinase GlpK, with protein MTSSTGPFIAAIDQGTTSSRCIVFDRDGRIVSVDQKEHAQILPQPGWVEHDAAEIWTNVQEVVAGALSKGDIDPAEVKAVGITNQRETTLLWDRHTGEPVHNALVWQDTRTDALCKELGRNVGQDRFRRETGLPLASYFAGPKIRWLLDNVEGLRERAQAGDILFGTMDSWVIWNLTGGAQGGVHVTDVTNASRTMLFNLHTMAWDERIAESMDVPINVLPEIKSSAEVYGHVKEGVLAGVPVASALGDQQAALFGQTCFAEGEAKSTYGTGTFMLMNTGDKIINSYSGLLTTVGYQIGDQKPVYALEGSIAVTGSLVQWMRDQMGMIKTAAEIETLASSVEDNGGAYFVPAFSGLFAPYWRSDARGVIAGLTRYVTKAHIARAVLEATAWQTREITDAMTKDSGVELAALKVDGGMTSNNLLMQTLSDFVDAPVVRPMVAETTCLGAAYAAGLAVGFWPDTDALRANWRRAAEWTPRMPAEQREREYKSWLKAVERSMGWVDDEDAS; from the coding sequence ATGACCAGCAGCACCGGCCCCTTCATCGCCGCGATCGACCAGGGCACCACCTCTTCCCGCTGCATCGTCTTCGACCGTGACGGACGCATCGTCTCGGTCGACCAGAAGGAGCACGCGCAGATCCTCCCGCAGCCGGGCTGGGTCGAGCACGACGCCGCCGAGATCTGGACCAACGTCCAGGAGGTCGTCGCCGGGGCCCTTTCCAAGGGCGACATCGACCCGGCCGAGGTCAAGGCCGTCGGCATCACCAACCAGCGCGAGACCACCCTGCTGTGGGACCGCCACACCGGCGAGCCCGTCCACAACGCGCTGGTCTGGCAGGACACCCGCACCGACGCCCTGTGCAAGGAGCTCGGCCGCAACGTCGGCCAGGACCGCTTCCGCCGCGAGACGGGCCTGCCGCTGGCGAGCTACTTCGCCGGTCCCAAGATCCGCTGGCTGCTCGACAACGTCGAGGGCCTGCGCGAGCGCGCCCAGGCCGGGGACATCCTCTTCGGCACCATGGACTCCTGGGTCATCTGGAACCTGACCGGCGGCGCCCAGGGCGGCGTGCACGTCACCGACGTCACCAACGCCTCGCGCACCATGCTGTTCAACCTGCACACCATGGCCTGGGACGAGCGCATCGCCGAGTCCATGGACGTGCCGATCAACGTCCTCCCCGAGATCAAGTCCTCCGCCGAGGTCTACGGCCACGTCAAGGAGGGCGTCCTCGCGGGCGTCCCGGTCGCCTCGGCGCTCGGTGACCAGCAGGCCGCGCTGTTCGGCCAGACCTGTTTCGCCGAGGGCGAGGCGAAGTCCACGTACGGCACCGGAACGTTCATGCTGATGAACACCGGCGACAAGATCATCAACTCCTACAGCGGCCTGCTGACCACCGTCGGCTACCAGATCGGCGACCAGAAGCCGGTCTACGCGCTGGAGGGCTCCATCGCCGTCACCGGCTCGCTCGTCCAGTGGATGCGCGACCAGATGGGCATGATCAAGACCGCGGCCGAGATCGAGACCCTGGCCTCCTCCGTCGAGGACAACGGCGGCGCGTACTTCGTGCCGGCCTTCTCCGGCCTGTTCGCCCCGTACTGGCGCTCCGACGCCCGCGGCGTGATCGCCGGCCTCACCCGGTACGTCACCAAGGCGCACATCGCCCGTGCCGTCCTGGAGGCCACCGCCTGGCAGACCCGCGAGATCACCGACGCCATGACCAAGGACTCGGGCGTCGAGCTCGCCGCCCTGAAGGTCGACGGCGGCATGACCTCCAACAACCTGCTGATGCAGACGCTCTCCGACTTCGTGGACGCCCCCGTGGTGCGCCCGATGGTCGCCGAGACCACCTGCCTCGGCGCCGCCTACGCCGCCGGCCTGGCCGTCGGCTTCTGGCCCGACACCGACGCCCTGCGCGCCAACTGGCGCCGCGCGGCGGAGTGGACCCCGCGGATGCCCGCCGAGCAGCGGGAGCGCGAGTACAAGAGCTGGCTCAAGGCCGTGGAGCGGTCCATGGGCTGGGTCGATGACGAAGACGCCAGCTGA
- a CDS encoding glycerol-3-phosphate dehydrogenase/oxidase codes for MSSLQSVPTLGTHPTAGSNASRAETREQLAKATYDLLVIGGGILGTSVAWHAAQSGLRVAMVDAGDFAGATSSASSKLVHGGLRYLQTGSVKLVAENHHERRVLAKDVAPHLVNPLTFYLPVYKGGPVGAAKLGAGVFAYSALSGFGDGMGKIISPARAAADNPGLKTDDLKAVAVYYDHQMNDSRVAVMTVRAAVESGAVVLNHAEVTGLRMTRGRVSGAELKDRLDGTEFGVDARVVLNATGPWVDHLRRMEDKHSMPSIRLSKGAHIVMKRKSPWKAAMATPIDKYRITFALPWEDQLLLGTTDEVYEGDPADVRATEGDIQQILDEAAFSVKDADLDRSLMTYAFAGLRVLPGGPGGVEKAKRETVVSEGAGGMLSVAGGKWTTYRHIGRVVMDKLAKLPGSPLTDDMEPLKSLVRRIALPGVANPNAVAHRLLVDREPGSRMDPLTARHLASHYGSLAFDIARLANEDPALAERIHPDGPEIWAQVAYARDNEWAETADDVLRRRTTVTVRGLDSAEVRGRVEEMLADKA; via the coding sequence ATGAGCAGCCTGCAGAGCGTTCCCACCCTGGGGACGCACCCGACCGCCGGTTCGAACGCGAGCCGCGCCGAGACCCGTGAGCAGCTGGCCAAGGCCACGTACGACCTGCTGGTCATCGGCGGTGGAATCCTGGGCACCTCGGTGGCCTGGCACGCCGCGCAGTCGGGGCTGCGGGTGGCCATGGTGGACGCCGGCGACTTCGCCGGCGCCACTTCCTCCGCCTCCTCCAAGCTCGTCCACGGCGGCCTGCGCTACCTGCAGACCGGTTCGGTCAAGCTGGTCGCCGAGAACCACCACGAGCGCCGGGTGCTGGCCAAGGACGTGGCCCCGCACCTGGTGAACCCGCTCACCTTCTACCTCCCGGTGTACAAGGGCGGTCCGGTGGGCGCGGCGAAGCTGGGCGCGGGCGTGTTCGCGTACTCGGCGCTCTCCGGCTTCGGCGACGGCATGGGCAAGATCATTTCTCCGGCCCGTGCCGCCGCCGACAACCCGGGTCTGAAGACCGACGACCTCAAGGCCGTCGCGGTCTACTACGACCACCAGATGAACGATTCGCGCGTCGCCGTGATGACGGTCCGCGCGGCCGTGGAGTCGGGCGCGGTCGTCCTGAACCACGCCGAGGTGACCGGTCTGCGCATGACGCGCGGCCGGGTCTCGGGCGCCGAGCTCAAGGACCGCCTGGACGGCACCGAGTTCGGTGTGGACGCCCGCGTCGTGCTGAACGCCACCGGCCCCTGGGTGGACCACCTGCGGCGCATGGAGGACAAGCACTCGATGCCGTCCATCCGCCTGTCCAAGGGCGCGCACATCGTGATGAAGCGCAAGTCGCCCTGGAAGGCCGCCATGGCCACCCCGATCGACAAGTACCGCATCACCTTCGCCCTGCCGTGGGAGGACCAGCTGCTGCTGGGCACCACGGACGAGGTGTACGAGGGTGACCCGGCGGACGTGCGCGCCACCGAGGGCGACATCCAGCAGATCCTGGACGAGGCGGCCTTCTCGGTGAAGGACGCCGATCTGGACCGCTCGCTGATGACGTACGCCTTCGCGGGCCTGCGCGTGCTGCCCGGCGGCCCGGGCGGGGTGGAGAAGGCCAAGCGCGAGACGGTCGTCTCCGAGGGCGCGGGCGGCATGCTGTCGGTGGCCGGCGGCAAGTGGACCACGTACCGGCACATCGGCCGCGTGGTCATGGACAAGCTGGCCAAGCTCCCGGGCAGCCCGCTGACCGATGACATGGAGCCGCTGAAGTCCCTCGTACGACGGATCGCGCTGCCCGGTGTCGCCAACCCGAACGCGGTGGCGCACCGGCTGCTCGTGGACCGCGAGCCGGGCTCGCGGATGGACCCGCTGACCGCGCGGCACCTGGCCTCGCACTACGGCTCGCTGGCCTTCGACATCGCGCGGCTCGCGAACGAGGACCCGGCGCTGGCCGAGCGGATCCACCCGGACGGGCCGGAGATCTGGGCGCAGGTCGCCTACGCCCGGGACAACGAGTGGGCCGAGACGGCGGACGACGTGCTGCGCCGCCGTACGACGGTGACGGTCCGCGGTCTGGACAGCGCCGAAGTGCGCGGCCGGGTCGAGGAGATGTTGGCCGACAAGGCATAA